One genomic window of Leptospira perdikensis includes the following:
- a CDS encoding transglutaminase-like domain-containing protein, whose product MKKMIWVLVFLLSLPSLIAVGVGEIPISWTEVRSKYNWQKPVLFPESESVDLFESILYSDGRVFLQTRDTTRQTSILVWNLESGESTKLPWKEGRVTGWTECRGNLLVQTAKTLWDLDSKTFSVKRKLSWPDKGKSWQDIVCLDNQIYRLAGNQLEVYNLNSGELESKILLPFPSVQRMTKRSETEVFLISSFWGNSIQVFSPKDQTNVKELKFPVTHRSLFKLVVLPEDRFLIFDPLTKTYGEWIGFGNSIFPLTTSSLEVAAGAKGYRFSPIQNQIEYQFQLTALVDIPETKFHFVLPKENIASQTLREESFGPETGLEVDAAGNRSINLTVKAMKAGDTKDMTVYRALLTRYKIQWNLDPTLNLPSGQTKEEFQSYMLDDWFLKMNSDIVLEKRKTLFEENRNLKEILTKTQEYVSSIPYKSGSFESAPKVIEKNNGGCTEHSYVTMALLRGLGIPSRLVWNYLPTESSKEITFNHKFVEVWVEGFGWIPMEPLAAPRSKPGITHARHVVFAGLSGTNHPKIAGGDRLVQLSKEQLGLAKKIKFKLVVAKLEMENEELEGTEERNLPQKTNRALNSGEDMVVP is encoded by the coding sequence ATGAAAAAAATGATTTGGGTTTTAGTTTTCCTACTTTCTCTCCCTTCTCTAATTGCGGTAGGTGTTGGAGAGATTCCCATTTCATGGACGGAAGTGCGTTCTAAATACAATTGGCAGAAACCAGTTCTTTTTCCCGAATCAGAATCTGTAGATTTGTTTGAATCAATTTTGTATTCAGATGGTCGTGTTTTTTTGCAAACAAGAGACACCACAAGACAAACCTCCATCCTTGTTTGGAATTTAGAATCAGGAGAATCAACGAAACTTCCCTGGAAAGAAGGAAGGGTCACAGGTTGGACGGAGTGCCGCGGGAATCTTCTCGTTCAAACAGCAAAGACACTTTGGGATTTGGATTCCAAAACTTTTTCTGTAAAGAGAAAACTTTCATGGCCTGACAAAGGAAAATCTTGGCAGGATATTGTTTGTTTGGATAACCAAATCTACCGATTGGCCGGGAATCAATTAGAAGTTTACAACTTAAATTCGGGGGAACTCGAATCCAAAATTCTACTTCCGTTTCCATCGGTCCAAAGAATGACCAAACGCAGTGAAACCGAAGTATTTCTCATTTCTTCTTTCTGGGGAAATTCCATTCAAGTGTTTTCTCCTAAAGACCAAACAAACGTTAAAGAGTTAAAGTTTCCTGTTACACATAGATCCTTATTTAAATTGGTTGTTTTACCCGAGGACCGGTTTCTAATTTTTGACCCACTCACTAAAACTTATGGTGAGTGGATAGGATTTGGAAATTCCATTTTCCCTTTAACCACGTCCTCTCTTGAGGTGGCGGCTGGTGCAAAGGGTTACCGTTTTTCGCCCATTCAAAATCAAATTGAATACCAGTTCCAATTAACAGCATTAGTTGATATTCCGGAAACTAAGTTTCACTTTGTTTTGCCCAAAGAGAATATTGCCTCTCAAACTCTCCGTGAGGAAAGTTTTGGCCCAGAGACAGGACTCGAAGTGGATGCAGCCGGAAATCGTTCTATCAATTTGACCGTAAAAGCAATGAAGGCAGGGGATACGAAAGATATGACTGTATACCGTGCATTACTCACTCGGTACAAGATCCAATGGAATTTAGATCCTACATTAAACTTACCTTCAGGTCAAACAAAGGAAGAATTTCAGAGTTATATGTTAGATGATTGGTTTTTGAAAATGAATTCTGATATTGTACTCGAAAAAAGAAAAACATTATTTGAAGAAAATCGAAATCTGAAAGAAATTCTAACTAAAACCCAGGAGTATGTTTCGTCCATTCCTTACAAATCAGGAAGTTTTGAATCGGCACCCAAAGTGATTGAAAAAAACAATGGAGGTTGCACCGAACATTCCTATGTCACCATGGCATTGTTACGTGGTTTAGGAATTCCTTCTCGTTTGGTTTGGAACTATTTACCCACCGAATCTTCCAAAGAAATCACTTTCAATCATAAGTTTGTCGAAGTTTGGGTGGAAGGTTTTGGTTGGATTCCCATGGAACCACTTGCGGCTCCCAGATCCAAACCGGGTATCACTCATGCTAGACATGTAGTGTTTGCCGGACTTTCTGGTACAAACCATCCCAAAATCGCAGGAGGTGATAGGTTAGTTCAACTTTCCAAAGAGCAATTAGGACTAGCGAAAAAAATAAAATTCAAATTGGTAGTGGCAAAACTCGAAATGGAGAACGAAGAATTGGAAGGCACGGAAGAAAGGAACTTACCTCAAAAAACAAACCGTGCTTTAAATTCTGGTGAAGATATGGTGGTTCCTTAG
- a CDS encoding sensor histidine kinase: protein MFFSLAWLFLTLSLGVWWWILGFRQAKTISEISISEARQVELNRVNRMLQLEGSFFLSMLTLGGVTLAVLSYRDHKRSKLISDFFSTVTHEMKTPIASLQLQIEVLLEDTKHPELKRKLEKIWKENQRIESQMGNAFYLASLMQGESLYLESLTISDLCESYSHHEPDLHWNVLVPKETKVYIDKKAFFAMLKNLSENAKRHGKAKTTKLTVAKENNQVTFLLEDDGAGFAGNKKNLTLPFLRHSKTSGSGIGLYIVKKLIEKMKGSLEFPNSSYGFQVKLILKEVP, encoded by the coding sequence ATGTTTTTTTCCCTGGCCTGGCTCTTCCTCACACTCTCTTTAGGTGTGTGGTGGTGGATTTTGGGGTTTCGCCAAGCAAAAACCATATCAGAAATTTCTATCAGTGAAGCAAGGCAAGTGGAACTGAACCGAGTGAATCGGATGTTGCAATTGGAAGGATCTTTTTTTCTTTCTATGTTAACTCTCGGTGGAGTGACCCTTGCTGTTTTATCCTACAGAGACCACAAACGTTCCAAACTCATTTCTGATTTTTTTTCCACTGTCACTCACGAAATGAAAACTCCTATTGCCAGCTTACAGTTGCAAATCGAAGTTTTATTAGAAGATACAAAACATCCTGAACTCAAAAGAAAATTAGAAAAAATTTGGAAAGAAAACCAACGGATTGAATCCCAAATGGGGAATGCTTTTTATCTCGCAAGCCTGATGCAAGGGGAATCCTTGTATCTGGAATCACTTACCATTTCTGATTTATGTGAATCCTATTCCCATCATGAACCCGACCTCCATTGGAATGTTTTGGTTCCAAAAGAAACTAAAGTTTATATTGATAAAAAGGCATTTTTTGCGATGTTAAAAAATTTAAGTGAGAATGCAAAACGCCATGGAAAGGCAAAAACAACCAAACTCACAGTCGCAAAAGAAAACAACCAAGTTACCTTCCTTTTAGAGGACGATGGAGCCGGTTTTGCCGGGAATAAAAAAAATCTCACTCTTCCATTTTTACGACATTCAAAAACAAGTGGGAGTGGAATTGGTTTGTATATCGTCAAAAAATTAATCGAAAAAATGAAAGGTTCCCTGGAATTTCCGAACAGTTCGTACGGTTTTCAAGTGAAACTGATTCTAAAAGAGGTTCCATGA
- a CDS encoding AraC family transcriptional regulator has protein sequence MDSKRKGSLFYFGERILLGTAGIVTEPHSHYAVSILVSLRGSFHLYTNPNKVIESDGIIIPPNYYHRLDGSNSEMLIIQLDPKSDEYKRIEMDVSPKTIEPEIRTKIQELADPLFGESLNCESARSIYNQILSLLGSKTIPKKYDERIEMAIQKIKEQIPNPVTLAELSEISGISTDRFMHLFKDNMGIPLRQYLLWQRLHIAAKLLQGGENLTTASHAAGFSDQAHLSRTFKKMFGVKPSLFLGGQSLNKVCFCEN, from the coding sequence ATGGATTCTAAAAGAAAAGGAAGTCTTTTTTATTTTGGTGAACGGATTCTCCTAGGTACTGCTGGGATCGTAACAGAACCACATTCTCATTATGCCGTCTCCATCTTAGTATCTCTCCGTGGATCTTTTCACCTATATACCAATCCAAACAAAGTGATTGAATCTGATGGGATCATCATCCCTCCCAACTACTACCATCGATTGGATGGATCAAACTCAGAAATGTTAATCATTCAATTGGATCCTAAATCAGATGAATACAAAAGGATTGAGATGGATGTATCTCCCAAAACCATTGAACCAGAGATCAGGACAAAAATTCAGGAACTCGCCGATCCTTTGTTTGGTGAATCTCTTAATTGTGAATCAGCTCGTTCCATCTACAATCAGATTCTTTCTCTACTTGGATCCAAAACAATTCCCAAAAAGTATGATGAACGAATCGAAATGGCGATCCAAAAAATCAAAGAACAAATTCCAAATCCAGTAACTCTCGCAGAACTCTCGGAGATCTCGGGAATTTCTACCGATCGGTTTATGCATTTGTTTAAAGACAATATGGGAATTCCGCTGAGACAATACTTATTATGGCAACGCCTTCACATTGCCGCAAAACTTTTACAAGGTGGCGAAAATCTAACAACGGCATCGCATGCAGCGGGATTTAGCGACCAGGCTCATTTATCAAGGACGTTTAAAAAAATGTTTGGGGTAAAACCTTCTTTATTTTTGGGAGGCCAATCTTTAAATAAGGTATGTTTTTGTGAAAATTGA
- a CDS encoding response regulator transcription factor → MKPRILLVEDDEGLGETLKERLEQDRYRVQWAKTVSEAETLFSPNQFDLIVLDLRLPDGNGFQLAELFLSKEKDIPFLFLTAQAGAQERLRGFELGAAEFIPKPFHLKEFLIRLERVVAQTRPHFGQKWKMGQVEIHLDSFLVKKEDGSSVLLSKRDCALLALLLSDVRKVFSRSEILDNIVGEESFPTERTIDNAIVRLRDALGEESIRNVRGVGYQWVAEVIPLK, encoded by the coding sequence ATGAAACCAAGAATTTTACTCGTCGAAGATGACGAGGGTCTCGGTGAAACTTTAAAAGAACGACTGGAACAAGACCGGTATCGAGTCCAATGGGCCAAAACAGTTTCTGAAGCAGAAACGTTATTTTCCCCGAACCAATTTGATTTAATCGTCCTCGACTTACGACTTCCCGATGGAAACGGATTCCAACTAGCGGAACTCTTTTTATCCAAAGAAAAAGACATTCCCTTTTTATTCCTCACAGCTCAAGCCGGAGCCCAGGAAAGGCTTCGTGGATTTGAACTAGGGGCTGCTGAATTCATTCCCAAACCCTTCCACTTAAAAGAATTTCTCATTCGTTTGGAAAGGGTGGTCGCCCAAACTCGTCCTCATTTTGGCCAAAAATGGAAAATGGGCCAAGTGGAAATCCACTTGGATTCCTTCCTTGTGAAAAAAGAAGACGGATCCTCGGTTTTACTTTCCAAACGCGACTGTGCCCTCCTTGCCCTCCTACTTTCGGATGTGAGAAAAGTCTTTAGTCGTTCAGAAATTTTAGACAATATTGTGGGTGAAGAAAGTTTTCCCACGGAAAGAACCATAGACAATGCCATTGTCCGGCTTCGGGATGCTCTGGGGGAAGAATCCATCCGCAATGTGCGCGGGGTCGGTTACCAGTGGGTGGCAGAAGTGATTCCGCTAAAATAA
- the glnA gene encoding type I glutamate--ammonia ligase, with translation MQFATPKFTSGKEVVEYAKKNGVIFYDFRFTDIKGMWHHVSYYVNSVDEETFKGIPFDGSSIARWQPINASDMQLHPEISTAFLDPFTADKTLVMFCDVWDIYKKQYYEKCPRSIAKKALEFMNKSGIADTAYFGPENEFFVFDSLRVRDEINCQYYELDSNEGIWNTHSEIPGTSNTGKINFNSGHRPGTKGGYFPVAPIDSQVDLRAEFVKTLEAIGMETFVVHHEVAQAQGEIGVKFGTLIEAADNVQKLKYIVKMVAHKHGKTATFMPKPLFGDNGNGMHVHISLWKGGKNLFAGDKYQGLSDFAFNYVGGVLKYARACAAFTNASTNSYKRLIPGFEAPSILAYSAQNRSASCRIPFVSGEKAKRVEFRFPDSTANPYLAFASLLMAGMAGVAEKIDPGPAREEDLFELSLDEIREKGIRQMPHTLREAMEEMLAQREIFKQGDVFTENFLQTYQHYKFETEIWPWEGRPHPYEFLTTYSC, from the coding sequence ATGCAGTTCGCAACCCCAAAATTTACTTCCGGAAAGGAAGTGGTTGAGTATGCCAAAAAAAATGGAGTCATTTTCTACGACTTCCGCTTCACGGATATCAAAGGAATGTGGCATCACGTTTCGTATTATGTGAATTCAGTTGATGAAGAAACATTCAAAGGAATTCCTTTTGATGGATCTTCCATTGCACGTTGGCAGCCAATCAATGCTTCCGACATGCAACTACACCCAGAAATTTCTACGGCTTTTTTAGACCCGTTTACTGCAGACAAAACTCTTGTTATGTTTTGCGATGTATGGGACATCTATAAAAAACAATACTATGAAAAATGCCCACGTTCCATTGCGAAAAAAGCATTAGAGTTTATGAACAAATCCGGAATTGCAGACACTGCTTATTTCGGTCCAGAAAATGAATTCTTTGTTTTTGACAGTCTACGTGTTCGCGATGAAATTAACTGCCAATACTACGAATTAGATTCTAACGAAGGAATCTGGAACACACATTCTGAAATTCCAGGAACAAGCAATACAGGAAAAATCAACTTCAACTCCGGACACCGTCCAGGAACTAAAGGTGGATATTTCCCAGTAGCTCCTATTGACTCTCAAGTGGATCTCCGTGCTGAATTCGTAAAAACTCTAGAAGCAATCGGAATGGAAACTTTCGTAGTTCACCACGAAGTAGCACAAGCACAAGGGGAAATTGGTGTAAAGTTTGGTACTTTGATTGAAGCTGCAGACAACGTTCAAAAGCTAAAATACATCGTTAAGATGGTAGCTCATAAACACGGAAAAACTGCTACTTTTATGCCAAAACCACTTTTTGGTGATAACGGTAACGGTATGCACGTTCATATCTCCCTCTGGAAAGGTGGAAAAAACCTTTTTGCTGGAGACAAATACCAAGGTCTTTCCGACTTCGCATTCAACTATGTTGGTGGAGTTTTGAAATATGCTAGAGCTTGTGCAGCGTTCACTAACGCATCTACGAACTCTTACAAACGACTCATTCCTGGATTCGAAGCTCCATCCATTCTAGCATACTCTGCTCAGAACCGTTCCGCTTCTTGCCGTATTCCTTTTGTTAGCGGTGAAAAAGCGAAACGTGTGGAATTCCGATTTCCAGATTCAACGGCTAACCCATATTTGGCGTTCGCATCGTTACTTATGGCTGGTATGGCTGGTGTCGCTGAAAAAATCGATCCAGGTCCTGCACGTGAAGAAGATCTTTTTGAACTTTCATTGGATGAAATCCGTGAAAAAGGAATTCGCCAAATGCCTCACACACTTCGTGAAGCAATGGAAGAAATGCTTGCTCAAAGAGAAATTTTCAAACAAGGGGATGTGTTTACAGAAAACTTTCTACAAACATACCAACACTACAAGTTTGAAACAGAAATTTGGCCATGGGAAGGTCGCCCTCACCCATACGAATTCCTCACTACTTACTCTTGCTAA
- a CDS encoding PP2C family protein-serine/threonine phosphatase, with protein sequence MSSRKPDYGRYQHLESFIHLSKDAIWCYELDLPMPINLSEEGQMEYIWSHSVVRDCNLAMARFYGYQTASDIIGKYLKDLVSLKSVFLLRKFIADFYQLENYEYIVELSDGHQRIFLMNSHGQIEDGHLVRIWGQQIEISSIRESEVKLSGLLRFSQIVTEVSKTFVHSKAEFVSDAIQFALEELGKYSRADRVFVAEISPDKQFLSVSHEWVLEGMPSLFQVGTKLPIAKMNPERLGILASDGVIHIADTSLMVDEPWHLDLFKRAEVRSILVVGLRDEGSVIGILGITTFERIGNWSEETKQLLGLIAGFVSQGLVRAKNEIKLMKKEKILQRFYSDVKEDLALAKLTQEAWVAKDFGEIPNIKIQSRFLPYDEIGGDLILYEKPTEDCIDIFFGDISGHGISSALVSGIAAVSFKKHSKLESSPASILASMHLELKTIIFKHHISACVLRIFPKERRVEFSFAGHPPVVFWKENERVMKLVKDEMYPILLLDVWQGRTISKTFEPGDRLLLYSDGIYELEEESGGYIGLDIFLQELSEMISVSDSSDTLLKKMIANCLIDKERIIHDDIAVLLMEF encoded by the coding sequence ATGAGTTCTCGAAAGCCGGATTATGGTCGTTACCAACATTTAGAGAGTTTCATCCACCTTTCCAAAGATGCCATTTGGTGTTACGAGTTAGACCTGCCTATGCCCATCAACCTTTCAGAAGAGGGGCAGATGGAATACATTTGGAGTCATAGTGTTGTCAGAGATTGTAATTTGGCAATGGCTCGGTTTTACGGATACCAAACCGCAAGTGATATCATCGGTAAGTATCTCAAAGACTTAGTTAGTCTTAAAAGTGTATTTTTACTCCGTAAGTTCATCGCTGACTTTTACCAATTAGAAAATTACGAATACATAGTAGAGTTGTCAGACGGACACCAACGAATTTTTTTAATGAACTCCCATGGCCAAATAGAAGATGGACACCTTGTTCGGATTTGGGGCCAACAAATTGAAATTTCTTCCATCCGGGAATCGGAAGTCAAACTTTCTGGTCTATTGCGGTTTTCCCAAATTGTAACTGAAGTTTCGAAAACCTTTGTTCATTCCAAAGCTGAGTTTGTTTCCGATGCCATCCAATTTGCCTTAGAGGAACTCGGTAAATATTCTCGAGCAGATCGAGTGTTCGTCGCAGAAATCTCACCAGATAAACAATTTCTCTCTGTCTCACACGAATGGGTTCTTGAAGGGATGCCTTCTTTATTCCAAGTGGGAACCAAACTTCCCATCGCGAAGATGAATCCTGAACGATTGGGAATTCTTGCTTCTGACGGTGTGATTCACATTGCCGATACTTCTCTTATGGTGGATGAACCTTGGCATTTGGATCTTTTCAAAAGGGCAGAAGTTCGTTCCATCCTTGTTGTAGGTTTACGAGATGAGGGAAGTGTCATCGGGATTCTTGGGATTACTACTTTTGAAAGGATTGGCAATTGGTCAGAGGAAACGAAACAACTGTTAGGTTTGATTGCAGGATTTGTTTCGCAAGGGTTGGTGCGGGCTAAAAACGAAATCAAACTGATGAAAAAGGAAAAAATCTTACAAAGATTTTATTCTGATGTGAAAGAGGATTTGGCTCTTGCAAAACTAACCCAAGAAGCTTGGGTTGCCAAAGATTTTGGAGAGATTCCGAATATTAAAATCCAATCTCGATTTTTGCCTTATGATGAAATTGGGGGAGATCTGATTTTATATGAAAAACCAACGGAAGATTGTATTGATATTTTTTTTGGTGATATCTCGGGACATGGAATATCCTCCGCTTTGGTTTCTGGAATTGCAGCGGTTTCTTTTAAAAAACATTCCAAATTAGAATCGTCCCCTGCTAGTATTTTGGCTTCCATGCATTTGGAGTTAAAAACAATCATTTTCAAACACCATATCTCTGCTTGTGTCCTCAGGATTTTTCCAAAAGAAAGAAGGGTGGAGTTTAGTTTTGCAGGCCATCCACCTGTTGTATTTTGGAAAGAAAACGAACGAGTGATGAAACTCGTAAAAGATGAAATGTATCCAATTCTACTCCTTGATGTATGGCAAGGGCGTACGATTTCTAAAACATTTGAACCTGGTGACAGATTACTTTTGTATTCTGATGGGATCTATGAACTAGAAGAAGAGAGTGGTGGTTATATCGGCCTTGATATCTTTTTACAGGAACTTTCTGAAATGATTTCGGTTTCCGATAGTTCCGATACCTTACTCAAAAAAATGATAGCAAACTGTTTGATCGATAAAGAACGAATCATTCATGATGATATCGCTGTACTTCTTATGGAATTTTAG
- a CDS encoding 4-alpha-glucanotransferase has protein sequence MEFFENVNKRRAGVLVSLPSIVSEHSFECGDIYSLYPLCDWAKDVGFSIIQLLPLNDTGFGYSPYSAISAFAIDPLYISLYKLNINTKSRKREIKFLQNHPNRIRNLKLEIIRKHYLENQKEAMSEAAYFLEKHPWCYSYAAFRLLYEEFEGKGWWKWPKEFLDPNLAKEYIFSKRREDAFFWVYLQKIAFDQLSEVKVHFEDSGVYLKGDMPILTSRNSCDVWEHPEYFIMDLQAGAPPDDFSKTGQTWGFPVLNWEVLEKSNYSWWKERLSYLEHFFHLYRIDHVIGMYRIWAIPEEDSTALRGWFHPQFGITKEEFMKEGLDPKPFESLNLIHEFSPNHYIFYWDFWKEAAYQELAEETKTKLYPLSELHIKEEEKHWRESGEKILEIFESFSSMIPCAEDLGSVPSFIRESLFERQMIGIDVVRWTKSFTTGEFIPEESYRENAISVLSTHDTSLALDWWKNEGDPESKLQFFFDRLKKPRPETDEDILLGLLEFVFGTSSLFSIQLFQDLALGVPSVLENPENHRINLPGTTDHSNWTYRFPILMEDFASDFKRNLTLRKLLLDSGRNS, from the coding sequence TTGGAATTTTTTGAAAATGTAAACAAAAGAAGGGCAGGGGTGCTTGTATCTCTGCCCTCGATTGTTTCTGAACATTCCTTTGAATGTGGTGACATTTATAGTTTATACCCACTTTGCGATTGGGCAAAGGATGTGGGTTTTAGCATCATCCAATTATTACCCTTAAACGACACGGGTTTCGGCTACTCACCGTATAGTGCCATCTCTGCTTTTGCGATTGATCCCCTTTATATATCCTTATACAAATTAAACATAAATACAAAGTCTCGCAAACGTGAGATAAAATTTCTCCAAAACCATCCCAATCGCATTCGTAATTTAAAATTAGAAATCATTCGAAAACATTATTTAGAAAATCAAAAAGAGGCCATGAGTGAGGCTGCTTACTTTTTGGAAAAACATCCTTGGTGTTATTCCTATGCAGCATTCCGATTACTGTATGAAGAGTTTGAAGGTAAGGGTTGGTGGAAATGGCCAAAAGAATTTTTGGATCCAAATCTTGCCAAAGAATATATATTTTCCAAACGAAGAGAGGATGCTTTCTTTTGGGTGTATTTACAGAAAATCGCCTTTGACCAGTTATCTGAAGTAAAAGTCCATTTTGAAGATTCAGGTGTGTATCTAAAGGGTGATATGCCAATCCTCACTTCCCGAAATTCCTGTGATGTTTGGGAACATCCAGAATATTTTATTATGGATTTGCAAGCCGGTGCACCACCGGATGATTTTTCGAAAACTGGGCAAACTTGGGGATTTCCAGTCCTTAACTGGGAAGTATTAGAAAAATCAAACTACTCCTGGTGGAAAGAGCGTTTGTCGTATTTAGAACATTTTTTTCATCTCTATCGCATTGACCATGTGATTGGAATGTATCGGATTTGGGCTATCCCAGAAGAAGATAGTACGGCCCTCCGGGGTTGGTTCCACCCTCAATTCGGAATCACAAAAGAAGAATTTATGAAAGAAGGATTGGATCCAAAACCATTTGAATCTCTCAACCTTATCCATGAATTCAGTCCTAATCATTATATTTTCTATTGGGATTTTTGGAAAGAAGCCGCATACCAAGAGCTTGCGGAGGAAACCAAAACCAAACTCTATCCTTTGTCAGAGCTACATATCAAAGAAGAGGAAAAACATTGGAGAGAGTCTGGCGAAAAGATATTAGAAATATTCGAATCCTTTTCTTCGATGATTCCTTGTGCCGAAGATTTGGGATCAGTTCCCTCTTTTATCAGAGAATCTTTATTCGAACGTCAGATGATTGGCATTGATGTGGTTCGTTGGACCAAATCCTTTACTACGGGTGAGTTCATACCCGAAGAATCCTATAGGGAAAATGCCATTTCTGTTTTATCTACACATGACACGAGTTTGGCGCTTGATTGGTGGAAAAACGAAGGAGACCCTGAATCCAAACTCCAATTTTTCTTTGATCGTTTGAAAAAACCAAGGCCGGAAACGGATGAGGATATCCTTCTTGGACTTCTCGAATTTGTGTTTGGAACGAGTAGTCTTTTTTCCATCCAATTGTTTCAGGATTTGGCACTGGGAGTTCCTAGTGTTTTGGAAAACCCTGAGAACCACCGCATCAACCTGCCTGGGACGACTGACCATTCCAATTGGACCTACCGGTTCCCAATTCTCATGGAAGACTTTGCTTCCGACTTCAAACGGAATTTGACTCTCCGGAAACTCCTTCTGGATTCGGGGCGAAATTCGTAA
- a CDS encoding class I fructose-bisphosphate aldolase, with translation MNFDEISKHLGNDAESLLGFKSPKIAKELIHVPGSDWVDRIFAPTDRSIPVLRSIQTLLGSGRLGGTGYVSILPVDQGIEHSAGASFAKNPIYFDGENIIKLAIEGGCNGVATTLGVLGSVARKYAHKIPFILKINHNELLTYPNKSEQILFATVKQAYDQGCVAIGATIYFGSADSGREIVEISKIFQMAHELGMATILWCYVRNNAFKKDKDYHVSADLTGQANHLGVTIQADIIKQKLPENNGGYNVLNQESSYGKTDKRIYTDLTSDHPIDLTRYQVANCYMGRAGLINSGGASGENDLQDAIKTAVINKRAGGMGLISGRKAFQKPMKEGVALLNAIQDVYLSKEVTVA, from the coding sequence TTGAACTTCGACGAAATCTCGAAACATCTTGGAAACGACGCGGAATCCCTCCTTGGATTCAAATCACCTAAAATCGCTAAAGAACTAATCCACGTACCTGGCTCTGACTGGGTTGATAGAATTTTTGCTCCCACAGACAGGTCAATCCCTGTTCTTCGTAGCATCCAAACCTTACTTGGAAGCGGCCGCCTCGGCGGAACTGGATATGTTTCCATCCTGCCGGTAGACCAAGGAATTGAACACTCCGCTGGTGCTTCTTTTGCAAAAAACCCTATTTACTTTGATGGGGAAAACATCATCAAATTGGCTATCGAAGGTGGTTGTAACGGTGTTGCGACAACTCTTGGTGTTCTTGGATCGGTTGCTAGAAAGTATGCACACAAAATTCCTTTCATTTTGAAGATCAACCACAACGAACTCCTTACGTATCCAAACAAAAGTGAACAAATTCTTTTCGCTACTGTGAAACAAGCTTACGACCAAGGTTGTGTTGCGATCGGTGCTACTATTTATTTTGGTTCTGCTGATTCGGGTCGTGAAATCGTTGAGATTTCTAAAATCTTTCAAATGGCTCATGAACTAGGAATGGCAACCATCCTTTGGTGTTATGTTAGAAACAATGCTTTCAAAAAAGATAAAGATTATCATGTTTCTGCTGACTTAACAGGACAAGCAAACCACTTAGGTGTGACCATCCAAGCGGATATCATCAAACAAAAGTTACCTGAGAATAATGGTGGATACAATGTGTTAAACCAAGAATCTTCTTACGGTAAAACAGACAAACGTATCTACACAGATCTTACTTCTGACCACCCAATTGACCTCACTCGTTACCAAGTAGCAAATTGTTATATGGGAAGAGCAGGACTCATCAACTCTGGTGGAGCTTCTGGAGAAAATGACTTACAAGATGCGATCAAAACTGCCGTGATCAACAAACGTGCTGGTGGAATGGGTCTCATTTCTGGAAGAAAGGCTTTCCAAAAACCAATGAAGGAAGGGGTTGCATTACTCAACGCCATCCAAGACGTATACCTATCGAAAGAAGTCACAGTCGCTTAA
- a CDS encoding DUF962 domain-containing protein, producing MRFAKEMAFYSAYHQEKRNVLVHVLGVPTITFTLFVVLSRFSLFEYNGFNVSASLVFTLAVLGYYYTLDVLFAFVATLVFGGLYLTSEWITTQLPATTAWTIFGLGQVIGWGAQFYGHFVFEKSRPALFDNLFQALVSAPLFVVADVFFELGYRLDLKAAVEAELKQKGVWKDFSHKHA from the coding sequence TTGAGATTTGCAAAAGAAATGGCGTTTTATTCCGCTTACCATCAGGAAAAACGTAATGTTTTGGTTCATGTGCTCGGTGTTCCCACAATCACCTTCACTTTGTTTGTTGTGTTAAGCCGTTTTAGTCTTTTTGAATACAATGGTTTTAACGTGTCTGCCTCACTTGTGTTTACCTTGGCCGTCCTTGGTTATTACTACACTTTGGATGTATTGTTTGCTTTTGTAGCGACTCTCGTTTTTGGAGGGCTTTATCTAACCTCCGAATGGATCACAACACAACTACCGGCAACCACTGCGTGGACTATATTTGGATTAGGACAGGTGATTGGATGGGGTGCTCAATTCTATGGGCATTTTGTTTTTGAAAAAAGTCGTCCGGCACTTTTCGACAACCTTTTCCAAGCTTTAGTATCCGCACCTCTATTTGTGGTAGCAGATGTTTTCTTTGAGTTAGGTTATCGATTGGATTTAAAAGCAGCCGTGGAAGCGGAATTGAAACAAAAAGGTGTTTGGAAAGACTTTTCCCATAAACACGCTTAA